AGGAATGGTTGTTTTGCCGGTTGAGGATTGAGAAGTTGCCGGTTCACACAACTCAATATCAAGGATGAGAAGATCCGGCGTTGTTTGCTCTAGTTTTTGCCAAAATTGTTGAGGTTCGCTCAGTAGGGTTAGTTGATAGCCGCAAGGTTCCAGAAGGGTATTCAGCAGACTTAGTAATGCCGGATCATCATCCACGATGAGTATACGGGCGGCTGAGTGGTTCATTTGTTGCAAAACTTGAGTCACAGCAGCTAAGACTTGAGCGGGAAGAATTGGCTTCTGTAAAAAGCATCGGCTTCCCAATCGGGCTGCTTCAACTCGCTTTTCAAAGGTTTCCTCGGCAGTTAATATCAAAACTGGTATATCCGGGTATTGATGATGAGCAGTGGCTAAAAACTCTAACCCATTTGCGGAACCGCAGAGATTGAGATCGAGCAAAATCGCATTGATAGAGTCACTGTTCAAAGACTGCTGGGCTGTCTCTAAATCGGTTGCAATTTCTGCACGAAAGCCCCATGATACTGCCTCATGTTGTAGCAACTGTGCCAAGGGTAAGTCATCATCCACAATCAGCAAAGAAGTTTCCAGAGAAGTAGTAGAGGGAGATTTCAATATTTTGTTAATTTCTTTGGGTTTTTCTTGTTCTTTTTCTTCTTGAAGGTATATACCTAATGCTGTTATCAGTTGATTGAGTTGGGTTATTTCTAAATTCCCTATAGGTTCTTGCTGCTTTAAAATTTTCTGAATTTTCCGCGAAATTTGGGAGGCTTCATCTAAACCAAAGCTTCCCAGTGAGCCAGTTAGTGTGTGAGCTTCTCGTTCCGCTTCATGCTGTTGTTTAAGGCTCAAGGTTTTATTTTGTAAGGCAATAACAGCTTGCTCAATTATAGAGAGACGATCTCGGTAAGACTGGCGACATTCTCGCCACACGTCCCACAACTCAGGAGGAATTAGGGAAGATGAGGTAGAAGAAGGCGAAGAAAAATCTAAGGGTTCTGGGGTTTGCCTATCTTTTGTTGGTTCTTCGCTCGTTGGGACATCTTCATTTGCTTTGCTTTCTTTAGTCAACCTCAGCCGATACCCTAATCGGTAAACTGTTTCAAGTGGATCATCGGCTCCTGCCCGTTTTAGCTTTTGACGTAATCCTTTGATATGTGCTCGTACTGCTCCCTCACTGGGCATTTCCTCGGCTGTCCAAAGTGCCATGAGCAGCCGGTCAATACTAAAAATTTGAGCAGGATGTCGCAGGAAAATTTCTAAAAGTTCATATTCTTTAGCGGTCAAAAAAATCGGTTGTTCTTGATAAGTTACTTCACAGTTATTGGGATTTAAACATAATTTTCCCCATTGCAGCAGGGGGGATCTTGTGCCCTGACTGCGACGCAATAGTGCTCGGATCCTCGCCATTAACTCATCAAGATCAAATGGCTTTACTACATAGTCATCGGCTCCCGCATCTAAGCCTATGACTTTATTTGTAACGGTATCTAGGGCTGTCATTAGCAAAATTGCAGTATTCCGGTTAGGACTAAGTGTGGAATGTTTTTCAGTGCGTAACCGCTTGCAAAATTCAATTCCAGTTAATTTTGGCAACATCCAATCCAGCAAAATCAGGTCGTAAATTTCTGTTTCAGCTAAGTCCCAACCCATTTGTCCATCGGTTGCTACCTCAACCTGATAGTGTCGCTTAACGAGCGTTCGTTGAAGTAGTTTTGCCAAACTTTGATCATCTTCGATACACAAAATTTTCACATCAAAGTAATTAGGAGATTTTACTGTCTATATCATCTAAGAAAAATTGTTTTTGAGCCAGGATAAATACTAATCTTCATAAATGGGTGGGGATGGGGGCGAGTTGGCTGTGCAGTGTACTAATCGTTTTTTATACACGACAATTTTACCTTAAAAACCCTTGTGGGCCAATTTTTTCCAGGGGAATTTGCTGAAAGCCTAGTTGAAAAGCAGGAGAATTAGAGCTGAGGTGATAATTATTTTTCTCAGGGTCAAGAAATTGCGGATCAGCGATGAGAGAATTGCGATCAAAACCTGCTGCTTGCCATTGGGCAAAATTGCCTTCAGGTGTAATACTTTTTGAAGTTTTGGCTAAGTCTAAACCTCCAACGTGCCAGTAAAGGTTGAAGTCAACCTCTGCCAAAGTATTGCGGTTCCATTTGCTGGCATGGCTTTTCCAGAGTTTAGCATTGGGATTGTCAACTACGACAATGTTGTGTCGAAAAATATTACCTTTCATTAAATCATCACGTTGGAGGCAATTGATTTGATTTGGTGAACCATTTATCCAAAAAATATTATTTTCAAAAGTATTATTTTTGCCGTTGGAAAAATGCACTGCACCTGTTCCGATTCCAACTATGATATTTCCATAAATCATTGTACCGCTACTGTGGTCGTCAAGGAAAACCCCGGAACTCATATAGGGTTTTATAAATTCTCCGTCCGAATTGGTGCCTATACCTGGGGTGTGACGAATTAAATTGAATCGAATTATATTACCGCTTAATTGGCGATCTCGACCAAGAGTTTCAATTGCTCCGGTATCATTTGTTTCTTGATTGGTATCTACAATTTCATTGAATTCTACCAAGTTATTATGGGATAACCTATTTTCGTCGTAGGTTTTCAAAGA
This portion of the Leptolyngbyaceae cyanobacterium genome encodes:
- a CDS encoding response regulator, with protein sequence MKILCIEDDQSLAKLLQRTLVKRHYQVEVATDGQMGWDLAETEIYDLILLDWMLPKLTGIEFCKRLRTEKHSTLSPNRNTAILLMTALDTVTNKVIGLDAGADDYVVKPFDLDELMARIRALLRRSQGTRSPLLQWGKLCLNPNNCEVTYQEQPIFLTAKEYELLEIFLRHPAQIFSIDRLLMALWTAEEMPSEGAVRAHIKGLRQKLKRAGADDPLETVYRLGYRLRLTKESKANEDVPTSEEPTKDRQTPEPLDFSSPSSTSSSLIPPELWDVWRECRQSYRDRLSIIEQAVIALQNKTLSLKQQHEAEREAHTLTGSLGSFGLDEASQISRKIQKILKQQEPIGNLEITQLNQLITALGIYLQEEKEQEKPKEINKILKSPSTTSLETSLLIVDDDLPLAQLLQHEAVSWGFRAEIATDLETAQQSLNSDSINAILLDLNLCGSANGLEFLATAHHQYPDIPVLILTAEETFEKRVEAARLGSRCFLQKPILPAQVLAAVTQVLQQMNHSAARILIVDDDPALLSLLNTLLEPCGYQLTLLSEPQQFWQKLEQTTPDLLILDIELCEPATSQSSTGKTTIPPLSGIELCQVIRSDPRWNRLPVLFLSAQTDVETVQRTFAAGANDFLSKPVVPQELLTRVKTRLEQRNLWGVTELDELTGLSLRRKAQQDLAQSIRLAQTQQQPFCLALLDLDNFKQVNDRYGHHTGDYVLNYFGKLLRQSLRQEDIVGRWGGEEFIIGMYGITKQDGLKRLQEVLDQLNLYVFLADNQESFLVTFSAGIAQLPNDGADLKTLCYCADQALYQAKSAGRNQIFAPGLFEK